Proteins encoded by one window of Rubinisphaera margarita:
- a CDS encoding SMP-30/gluconolactonase/LRE family protein — protein sequence MSNLISVSTEVVSTIFLLALCLGSQLPIADKSSDFNRKVRPITSSGESALIVNAEKSLRKIFTARSFSLDNVSLPRTSENFPAEKLKHVDFHSMAEFDWFPEGPSYRPADDSYFFSGNQALTRVDNEGRLHEVLGQPGGGGTHFLPDGSVLIVGHVGLRRMFPDGRVALLADGKKIGAGNDLSVGIHGEVYFSVPKAGIFRLTAGDSGCLEQVTEQGCNGLEVDPVGKFVYVVRSNVQRYRIDIKSRSLGKPETVFEFPRGHGGGDGCTFDAWGNLYSIHFRTGTIRVIDPEERKLIAEIPVGVVPATNLTFGGPNNSDLFVTAGAPKHNNCQVVITNLGVTGFCGHVGATEYPVIRFLEQRGDTEAFANDR from the coding sequence ATGAGCAACCTCATTTCCGTATCGACTGAAGTTGTCTCAACGATCTTCTTACTTGCCCTGTGTCTCGGTTCGCAGTTGCCTATTGCTGATAAATCAAGCGACTTCAATCGCAAAGTCCGGCCGATCACTTCCAGTGGTGAATCGGCCTTGATCGTGAACGCCGAGAAGTCACTGCGGAAGATTTTCACTGCACGTAGTTTCTCATTGGACAATGTGAGTCTGCCACGAACGTCGGAGAACTTCCCGGCTGAAAAGTTGAAACACGTCGATTTTCACTCGATGGCTGAGTTCGACTGGTTCCCCGAAGGGCCGAGCTATCGGCCGGCGGATGACAGCTATTTCTTCTCGGGCAATCAGGCCCTAACACGAGTTGATAACGAGGGACGACTGCACGAAGTTCTCGGTCAACCCGGTGGCGGTGGCACGCACTTTCTTCCGGACGGCTCTGTCCTCATCGTCGGTCACGTTGGGTTGCGGCGAATGTTTCCGGATGGTCGTGTCGCATTGCTGGCTGACGGGAAGAAAATCGGTGCTGGCAACGATCTCAGTGTTGGAATTCACGGCGAGGTCTACTTCAGCGTTCCGAAAGCGGGCATCTTTCGACTGACAGCCGGAGATAGCGGGTGTCTCGAACAGGTCACGGAACAGGGCTGCAATGGATTGGAGGTCGATCCGGTTGGCAAGTTTGTTTATGTGGTTCGGAGCAATGTTCAACGATACCGCATCGACATCAAAAGCCGATCACTCGGCAAGCCAGAGACGGTCTTTGAGTTTCCCAGGGGGCACGGCGGCGGCGACGGTTGTACCTTCGACGCGTGGGGCAATTTGTACTCCATTCACTTTCGCACGGGCACGATTCGCGTCATTGATCCCGAAGAGAGGAAACTGATCGCGGAAATCCCCGTGGGCGTTGTACCGGCAACGAATCTGACATTCGGTGGCCCGAATAACTCTGACCTGTTCGTGACGGCGGGGGCTCCGAAGCACAATAACTGCCAGGTTGTGATCACGAACCTCGGGGTTACCGGGTTTTGCGGACACGTTGGTGCGACCGAATATCCGGTGATCCGATTTCTTGAGCAACGAGGAGACACGGAGGCATTTGCGAATGACAGGTGA
- a CDS encoding trypsin-like serine protease, giving the protein MSIKRLVCGVWLHSRRQNSLSRRIRRLHKTTSCQLLEQRVLLSSISTEFGSIAPIVNLGNTASYVANFYPAVGLLRNSNVEGSPGHCTGTLITPQHVLTAAHCIDADKNGRVSAAEIDLAVSRLYFTTSYTANVVGPSAQNFKVSAVFVHSGYLTRRDNAGRFIDIVNDLAILKLERVVTNIVPIELYRSAVPVDSVARVIGFGQTGNTAQGVAVPNGTTRHHGAARIDTVTSYHPTRPHSATYSHALDEPNESQTRPGDSGSPLLVYTNASDAPLLAGVTSYGQSKNQNEEFVVQKGQRGWDVRVDLYLNWIDGILAQNPPQSNVEILSQSNITEPRGTNTQIRIRYTSPNGQFTSNFPTPMIAAFGPNNYLNSNPNIGLVIRSADGRTLTVDYGFNGPGSVWNANNNGTYRFAVLNSQLPSDFSNRSGYTQLGTFTVNVPQDTAGPTVSGGQFDITRGGSPEESFILTYRDNFAIDATSLGNNDVVIERVGGATFSVAGRLAGDNTRTDSPTVRAIYHFTPPGGTWDSSDNGTYRVVVRGNSVFDTSGRAVSQTTVDTFTVNIPAGSQHPYARLVTSQVTVSTRPIEFDVVYTGYSNIDIATIAANGPPFGAILVEPPNLLSEVAEWVSTTPNTNVSSVTVRYRVDLRKTWTAADNGAALNLMLFSGAIRDVNGRDVPGTQLGTIKINIGGGNDTARPTAAASVADVRLAGGERHLFHVAYEDNEAIESTTIGSENLVIVGPGRETYSVTQSGVNFGQNFATKVAAYGLEAPGGTWGVEDNGMYQLFLLDGTVSDVNGNFAQGATLDLTPQEALATFMVEIDETPFTSPLTATVIAPDLIFSDQTFYQFQVRYRSSAGISPGVFGDDDIIVTNNNGYLEFAKMIAVADGGSIATTKTVTYRLPAPVEFWTADLNGNYEIFIAGAEVATVRDLAGNSLPPGSAGEFLVQIDGAPLVPALVSFTGLYNGNWWMSFPTAPHVFPDAESSRSPAASVKLSKVGDFNGDGFDDLAVWLNNGHWYVGVSDRRGHFDFALWTHWRPNDVKEIHVGDFNNDGKDDLIGLFKNGTRGRWWAALSDGGRFSAVHWGDYGNYDGIHSVLVSNFDGVKGEDLVVVATSGTVWMVKTSNFRFQYLNSHRWSVNSGFEFFQSGDFNGDGRADILAVFGTGSSRSVFVAKSLGPAVGFTSSRWSDWTVNQTLDGVVVGDFDGDGRDDVGGIFNRTKVWQGTSDGRRFAMSFWLNWTFAANGLLTLAVGESNGDNRADLVARDQNHIWHSAESSGSSFVDRELIQWGSVEWQDVHVGKFAGPLAAAPIVAGSDVQSMLPGRVEQHSERQVNLSRWTNDSESTRFGSVSIDQSHGGSAADILDSLKGNQQVYDSTSFEELISDETLEALFAL; this is encoded by the coding sequence ATGTCGATCAAGCGGCTTGTGTGCGGGGTATGGCTTCATAGTCGTCGACAGAACAGTCTGTCACGCCGCATCAGGCGATTGCATAAGACGACTTCGTGTCAACTGCTGGAACAACGCGTTCTCTTGTCCAGCATTTCTACTGAATTCGGCAGCATCGCGCCGATCGTGAATTTGGGCAATACGGCAAGCTATGTCGCCAATTTCTATCCTGCTGTAGGCCTCCTGAGAAACAGCAACGTGGAAGGCAGCCCAGGACATTGTACGGGTACACTGATTACCCCTCAGCACGTCCTTACGGCCGCACACTGCATTGATGCGGACAAAAATGGAAGAGTCTCCGCCGCGGAGATCGATCTGGCCGTATCTCGGCTTTATTTCACGACCTCCTACACGGCGAATGTCGTGGGGCCTTCTGCCCAGAACTTCAAAGTTTCCGCTGTGTTTGTGCATTCCGGGTATCTGACTCGCCGGGACAATGCCGGCCGCTTCATCGATATCGTTAACGATCTGGCGATTCTGAAGCTGGAACGTGTCGTGACTAACATCGTCCCGATCGAGCTCTACCGAAGTGCAGTTCCCGTAGACAGTGTCGCCCGCGTGATCGGCTTTGGCCAGACGGGGAATACGGCTCAGGGAGTTGCCGTCCCGAATGGAACAACCCGTCACCATGGAGCGGCGCGGATCGACACGGTGACATCTTACCATCCGACTCGCCCTCACTCAGCGACGTACTCTCATGCACTCGATGAACCGAACGAGAGCCAGACTCGGCCGGGGGATTCGGGATCCCCGCTACTGGTCTACACCAATGCGAGTGATGCGCCGCTTCTTGCTGGGGTTACTTCTTACGGCCAGTCAAAAAACCAGAACGAAGAATTCGTTGTGCAGAAAGGCCAACGGGGATGGGACGTGCGGGTCGATCTTTACCTCAATTGGATCGACGGAATTTTGGCTCAGAATCCTCCTCAGTCCAATGTCGAGATTCTCAGTCAGTCCAACATTACTGAGCCCCGGGGAACGAACACCCAGATTCGAATTCGGTACACCTCCCCGAATGGGCAGTTCACGAGCAACTTTCCAACGCCCATGATAGCGGCATTCGGGCCAAATAATTATCTCAACAGCAATCCGAATATCGGACTTGTCATTCGCTCTGCTGACGGCCGGACGCTGACGGTCGACTATGGATTTAATGGTCCGGGAAGCGTCTGGAATGCCAATAACAACGGCACTTACCGATTCGCTGTACTCAATAGCCAGCTACCAAGCGACTTCAGCAATCGGAGCGGGTACACGCAGTTGGGCACGTTCACTGTCAATGTTCCGCAGGATACCGCCGGGCCCACGGTTTCCGGCGGCCAATTTGATATCACCCGGGGAGGCAGTCCTGAAGAGAGTTTCATCCTCACCTACAGGGACAATTTCGCGATTGATGCCACGAGTCTCGGAAACAACGACGTTGTCATCGAACGCGTCGGCGGAGCAACATTCTCGGTCGCCGGTCGCCTGGCGGGAGATAATACTCGAACCGATTCGCCCACCGTCCGCGCGATTTACCATTTCACGCCACCGGGTGGGACCTGGGACTCATCCGATAACGGAACCTACCGCGTTGTGGTGCGAGGGAACTCCGTATTCGATACCTCTGGCCGTGCAGTAAGTCAGACGACCGTGGATACGTTCACCGTCAATATTCCGGCTGGCAGCCAGCACCCCTATGCCCGATTGGTAACCAGTCAAGTTACCGTTTCGACGCGTCCCATCGAATTCGACGTTGTCTATACCGGATACTCCAATATCGATATCGCGACGATCGCGGCCAATGGGCCTCCATTTGGCGCGATTCTCGTCGAGCCTCCGAATCTACTTTCCGAAGTTGCGGAATGGGTCTCGACGACGCCAAATACCAATGTCAGCAGCGTTACGGTCAGATATCGCGTCGATCTCCGGAAGACATGGACTGCTGCTGACAACGGGGCAGCTCTGAATTTGATGCTTTTCTCGGGGGCGATTCGGGATGTCAACGGTCGCGATGTTCCCGGGACACAATTAGGGACGATCAAGATCAATATCGGTGGAGGCAACGATACTGCACGCCCTACTGCTGCCGCTTCTGTGGCTGACGTGCGGTTGGCGGGTGGCGAACGTCATCTCTTTCATGTTGCTTATGAGGACAATGAAGCGATCGAATCGACGACGATTGGCTCCGAGAACCTAGTGATTGTTGGTCCCGGCAGAGAGACCTATTCGGTGACTCAGTCGGGGGTTAATTTCGGCCAGAATTTCGCTACAAAAGTCGCCGCGTATGGATTGGAAGCACCGGGCGGTACTTGGGGCGTCGAAGACAATGGAATGTATCAGCTGTTCCTGCTGGATGGGACCGTCAGTGACGTCAACGGCAATTTCGCGCAGGGGGCGACACTCGACCTAACTCCACAGGAAGCCTTGGCGACGTTTATGGTCGAGATCGATGAAACGCCGTTCACCAGCCCTCTCACGGCTACCGTTATTGCGCCAGATCTAATTTTTTCCGACCAGACGTTTTATCAGTTCCAAGTCCGCTATCGGTCCAGTGCGGGGATTAGCCCAGGCGTCTTCGGCGATGATGACATTATCGTCACGAACAACAATGGCTATCTTGAGTTTGCGAAGATGATTGCCGTGGCCGATGGAGGCTCCATCGCAACAACGAAGACGGTCACGTATCGTCTTCCCGCACCGGTGGAATTCTGGACTGCTGATCTGAATGGCAACTACGAAATTTTTATCGCGGGAGCAGAAGTTGCGACCGTACGAGATCTGGCTGGCAATTCTCTTCCTCCAGGAAGCGCTGGTGAGTTCCTGGTTCAGATTGATGGCGCGCCACTTGTCCCGGCATTAGTTTCGTTCACCGGCCTATACAACGGCAACTGGTGGATGTCATTTCCGACTGCTCCGCACGTGTTTCCGGACGCGGAATCGTCTAGAAGTCCCGCTGCTTCAGTTAAACTCAGCAAGGTGGGCGATTTCAATGGAGACGGGTTCGATGACCTCGCGGTGTGGCTCAACAATGGCCATTGGTATGTCGGCGTTTCGGACCGACGGGGACACTTCGATTTTGCTCTGTGGACCCACTGGCGACCCAACGATGTTAAAGAAATTCACGTCGGCGACTTCAACAACGATGGTAAGGATGATCTGATCGGTCTGTTCAAGAACGGCACCAGGGGACGCTGGTGGGCGGCACTTTCCGACGGTGGGCGTTTCAGCGCCGTCCATTGGGGCGACTATGGCAACTACGATGGAATTCATTCTGTACTGGTTTCCAACTTCGATGGCGTGAAGGGGGAAGACCTCGTGGTGGTGGCAACGTCTGGAACAGTCTGGATGGTCAAAACCAGCAACTTCCGATTTCAGTATCTCAATTCACACCGTTGGAGCGTTAATAGCGGATTCGAGTTCTTTCAATCTGGCGATTTCAACGGCGACGGACGAGCCGACATCCTTGCAGTCTTCGGAACCGGGAGCAGTCGATCGGTATTCGTGGCGAAGTCACTCGGCCCGGCAGTCGGCTTTACAAGTAGTCGCTGGTCAGATTGGACGGTTAACCAGACGCTGGATGGAGTCGTCGTCGGAGATTTCGATGGTGACGGCCGGGACGATGTTGGGGGAATATTCAATCGGACGAAGGTGTGGCAAGGGACATCCGATGGTCGCCGTTTTGCGATGAGTTTCTGGCTCAACTGGACGTTCGCAGCTAATGGTTTGCTCACGCTGGCAGTTGGCGAAAGCAACGGTGACAACCGGGCTGATTTGGTGGCGCGAGATCAGAATCACATATGGCACTCTGCTGAGTCAAGCGGTTCAAGTTTCGTGGATCGCGAACTGATCCAGTGGGGATCGGTGGAGTGGCAGGACGTGCATGTCGGTAAATTCGCCGGCCCACTCGCCGCTGCTCCGATCGTGGCGGGATCTGACGTTCAGAGCATGTTACCAGGGAGGGTCGAACAACATTCAGAGCGGCAGGTCAATCTGTCTCGGTGGACTAACGATTCAGAATCGACACGGTTTGGCTCGGTATCGATCGATCAATCTCACGGGGGCTCGGCAGCTGATATTCTCGATTCGCTCAAGGGGAATCAGCAAGTCTATGATTCCACCTCGTTTGAGGAGTTGATATCGGACGAGACCTTGGAAGCGTTGTTTGCGTTGTGA
- a CDS encoding PSD1 and planctomycete cytochrome C domain-containing protein → MQQSMLSGPIVRGFSLSTILCLNLFAQAMVYADPPVDSDAQGVEFFERRIRPLMAERCYQCHSSESKKANGGLLLDSVGGLRNGSDSGAIIVPGAPDQSLLVEVVRSDEAGVRMPPDGDRLTNTQIADIEAWLTMGAPLPETVIQEDPIATSSRTHWAFQPVKEQAVPTVRQRRWVQTPVDAFVLATLEQAGHEPAPPADKRTLIRRATYDLIGLPPTPEEVAAFEADESADAFATVVDRLLRSEHYGERWGRHWLDVARFATSDSPFAFTYRDYVIRAFNEDLPYNEFLIQQIAADQLDLGDDKRPLAALGFLTGGRQFMDNHDTIDDRIDVVTRGTMGLSVSCARCHDHKYDPIPTRDYYGLHGVFASTSVPGELPLLGIDPDPTEFAKYSMEHQARKAKLEEFIQKQQAEVLKQHRDLTAQYLLLSREPQKIAELIEGEFGLSDRKILQTGAKRWAAALETMDSKTDPIFAPWFAFAALPASEFADQAEILSAKIARNSASAPLNSFVVKAFADEPPTSLEEVASRYANLLQDADKQWQDLKDRTNPSSNSSVALPDREQEALRQLFYGKDSPGNMPADMMTRLFTTSSLMQLGPLKAQVDQLDATHPGAPLRAMVLVDRPHPQNSRIFIRGDSSRLGAEAPRQFLTILSQDDPKPFTQGSGRLELAQAIASRENPLTARVMVNRIWLHHFGRGLVTTPDDFGLRSDLPSHPELLDYLAWRFTEEGWSVKALHRLIMLSNVYQQQSDERHHSAPEDSENRLLSRMNRRRLDFEAMRDTLIAVTGKLDRTLGGRPVALMNEGPANKTSYSRRRTVYGVIDRNDLMPLYQNFDFATPDLSTSQRDITTVPQQALFFFNDPFVMQQACSLAARADFQLLENTEQRIQYVYQQLFQRDPADAEMELATRFLAAEELAAQQGTEHPASVAVSHRSLRPLRPWERLVHVLMMSNELMFVD, encoded by the coding sequence GTGCAACAGTCCATGCTGAGTGGTCCAATCGTGCGCGGGTTCTCGTTATCGACAATTCTGTGCCTGAACCTGTTTGCTCAGGCGATGGTTTATGCCGATCCGCCGGTTGACAGTGATGCTCAGGGCGTCGAGTTCTTTGAACGCCGAATTCGTCCGCTGATGGCAGAGCGATGCTATCAGTGCCATAGTTCGGAAAGCAAGAAAGCGAACGGAGGGCTTCTGCTCGATAGTGTCGGGGGACTTCGCAACGGAAGTGATTCAGGCGCGATCATCGTGCCCGGAGCACCGGATCAGAGCCTGCTCGTGGAAGTCGTGCGTTCCGATGAAGCAGGTGTGCGTATGCCGCCAGACGGCGACAGACTGACGAACACTCAGATTGCGGACATCGAAGCGTGGCTAACGATGGGAGCCCCTTTGCCTGAAACAGTCATTCAGGAAGACCCGATTGCCACAAGTTCGCGTACCCACTGGGCCTTTCAACCGGTGAAGGAGCAGGCCGTGCCCACGGTACGGCAACGTCGCTGGGTGCAAACGCCCGTCGACGCATTCGTCCTTGCCACGCTGGAGCAAGCCGGACATGAACCGGCGCCACCTGCCGACAAACGAACGTTGATTCGACGGGCAACGTACGATTTGATTGGGCTGCCACCGACACCTGAAGAAGTCGCGGCATTCGAGGCCGACGAATCGGCAGATGCTTTTGCAACGGTTGTCGATCGCCTGCTCCGTTCTGAACATTACGGGGAACGGTGGGGGAGGCACTGGCTGGACGTCGCGAGGTTCGCCACGAGCGATAGCCCGTTTGCGTTTACCTATCGCGATTATGTAATCCGCGCCTTCAACGAAGATTTGCCCTACAACGAATTTCTGATTCAGCAAATCGCGGCTGACCAACTCGATTTGGGCGACGACAAACGACCTCTCGCTGCCCTCGGATTTCTGACCGGTGGTCGTCAGTTCATGGACAATCACGATACGATCGACGACCGAATCGATGTCGTCACGCGTGGTACCATGGGCTTGTCAGTCAGTTGTGCTCGGTGCCACGATCATAAGTACGACCCGATTCCGACACGTGATTACTATGGACTGCATGGTGTCTTTGCCAGCACTTCAGTACCTGGGGAGTTACCTCTGCTGGGCATCGATCCTGATCCGACGGAGTTTGCAAAGTATTCGATGGAACATCAGGCTCGCAAAGCCAAACTGGAAGAGTTTATTCAAAAGCAGCAGGCGGAAGTTCTCAAACAACACCGTGATCTAACTGCACAGTACCTCCTGCTGAGTCGGGAACCACAGAAGATCGCCGAGCTCATCGAAGGAGAATTCGGATTGAGCGATCGAAAAATCCTTCAGACTGGTGCGAAGCGCTGGGCGGCTGCGCTCGAAACAATGGACTCGAAAACTGATCCGATCTTCGCCCCGTGGTTTGCCTTCGCGGCTTTGCCCGCTTCCGAGTTCGCGGATCAGGCGGAGATACTGTCCGCGAAAATCGCCCGTAATTCAGCTTCCGCTCCGTTGAATTCGTTCGTCGTCAAAGCCTTTGCCGATGAACCGCCCACGTCCTTGGAAGAAGTCGCCAGTCGTTACGCCAACCTGCTCCAGGATGCGGACAAACAATGGCAGGATCTCAAGGACCGGACCAATCCAAGTTCCAATTCTTCCGTTGCGCTGCCGGATCGCGAACAGGAAGCGCTCCGCCAGCTGTTCTACGGCAAGGACAGCCCCGGCAACATGCCAGCTGACATGATGACCCGGTTGTTTACGACCTCATCACTGATGCAGCTGGGACCTCTTAAGGCGCAAGTTGATCAGCTGGATGCCACTCATCCGGGCGCTCCCTTGCGAGCGATGGTGCTCGTAGATCGTCCGCATCCGCAGAACAGCCGGATCTTTATTCGAGGGGATTCGAGTCGATTGGGGGCCGAAGCTCCTCGACAGTTTCTGACAATTCTATCGCAAGACGATCCCAAGCCATTTACCCAGGGGAGTGGACGACTTGAATTGGCGCAAGCGATCGCAAGTCGGGAAAATCCGCTCACGGCTCGGGTGATGGTCAACCGCATATGGCTCCATCATTTTGGGAGGGGACTCGTCACCACACCCGATGACTTCGGCTTAAGATCTGACTTGCCAAGTCATCCCGAACTGCTGGATTATCTTGCCTGGCGTTTTACGGAGGAGGGCTGGTCCGTTAAGGCTCTGCACCGATTGATAATGCTGTCGAACGTCTACCAGCAGCAAAGTGATGAACGCCATCACTCCGCACCGGAGGACTCTGAGAATCGTTTGCTTTCCAGAATGAATCGCCGTCGGCTCGACTTTGAAGCGATGCGAGACACACTCATTGCGGTGACAGGTAAACTCGACCGAACTCTCGGCGGTCGCCCCGTTGCCCTGATGAATGAGGGACCAGCGAACAAGACCTCCTATTCCCGTCGGCGTACCGTTTACGGCGTGATCGATCGTAACGATTTGATGCCCTTGTATCAGAACTTCGATTTCGCCACACCGGATCTTTCCACATCCCAGCGCGATATAACCACCGTTCCGCAACAAGCATTGTTCTTTTTCAATGATCCGTTTGTCATGCAGCAAGCGTGCAGTCTGGCGGCTCGAGCCGATTTTCAACTGCTCGAAAACACGGAGCAGCGAATCCAATATGTCTATCAGCAACTCTTCCAACGCGATCCTGCAGATGCGGAAATGGAACTGGCGACGCGATTCCTCGCCGCTGAAGAATTGGCGGCTCAACAAGGAACAGAACATCCCGCGTCTGTCGCCGTTAGCCACAGGAGCTTGCGGCCGCTTCGTCCCTGGGAGCGTCTCGTTCATGTTCTGATGATGTCCAACGAACTGATGTTTGTGGATTAG
- a CDS encoding FecR family protein: MPIRYIATVLLEDNCDWKAENSPVEGQRLAAEALELQSGVAVIRFDGGAELVMTGETSLVLRSAGSAELLQGDVVIRAESGAEGFVLMTPTSEVVDLGTEFAVKVGRGGETQVHVLEGEVSYRRINAEEELAKILRAGEGIAIDRHDRPRAIPMNSPRFKDFVTRINPKSRADLLTGYEGFNYSPGVLPLKQSTVGIGWNGPWRRRLPEERRAPDRDTSPAELEIVHGQMNVTWPVPGGRLGMLKLPPGDVFYVRPLQQAIDLSRDGMTYFSLMVREIERRPKGERPFEHLRLTFRSSVDYFGDALSFGHGPGYRPRIQASGSNLFNSPLEFPAEQTTLWIGKVVSRVKGEDEVYFRIYGEDETLDYAEPATWHVVTRNVDSDARLDRVLLSSTGQFGRIVDELRIGPTWRSVAPMREEQE, translated from the coding sequence ATGCCGATTCGCTACATCGCAACCGTGTTGCTCGAGGACAATTGCGACTGGAAGGCGGAGAACTCGCCGGTCGAAGGTCAGCGACTCGCAGCAGAAGCCCTCGAATTGCAGTCAGGGGTGGCCGTGATTCGCTTTGACGGTGGTGCGGAACTGGTGATGACGGGAGAGACGTCACTCGTACTTCGCTCGGCTGGCAGCGCTGAGTTGCTGCAAGGCGACGTCGTGATACGAGCGGAGTCGGGGGCGGAAGGATTTGTCCTCATGACGCCGACGAGTGAGGTTGTGGATCTGGGAACCGAGTTCGCTGTCAAAGTAGGTCGTGGCGGCGAAACACAAGTTCATGTGCTCGAAGGTGAAGTGAGCTATCGTCGGATCAATGCTGAAGAAGAACTGGCCAAGATACTTCGAGCTGGCGAAGGGATCGCGATTGACAGGCACGATCGTCCCAGAGCCATCCCGATGAACTCGCCGCGATTTAAAGATTTCGTCACGCGAATCAATCCAAAGTCGCGAGCGGACTTGTTGACTGGCTATGAAGGATTCAACTATTCACCAGGAGTGTTGCCGCTCAAACAGAGCACCGTCGGGATTGGATGGAACGGTCCGTGGCGCCGACGATTGCCTGAGGAGCGACGAGCGCCAGATCGAGACACATCACCCGCGGAACTGGAAATTGTCCATGGTCAGATGAACGTTACCTGGCCAGTACCAGGCGGGCGTCTCGGAATGCTCAAGCTTCCACCGGGAGACGTCTTCTATGTGCGCCCGTTACAACAGGCGATTGACTTGAGTCGCGATGGTATGACGTATTTCAGTCTGATGGTTCGGGAGATCGAGCGACGTCCCAAAGGTGAGCGACCTTTTGAGCATTTGCGTCTGACCTTTCGTTCTTCAGTCGATTATTTTGGCGACGCTTTGAGCTTCGGACACGGTCCCGGGTACCGGCCTCGAATCCAGGCCAGCGGCAGCAACCTGTTCAATAGTCCGCTGGAGTTCCCCGCCGAACAGACCACGCTGTGGATTGGCAAAGTCGTGTCGCGCGTTAAAGGCGAGGACGAAGTGTACTTTCGCATTTACGGTGAAGACGAGACGCTAGATTATGCGGAGCCGGCGACATGGCACGTTGTCACTCGAAACGTGGACTCCGATGCCAGACTCGATCGAGTCCTGCTGTCTTCGACAGGGCAATTCGGTCGCATCGTCGACGAACTGCGGATCGGCCCGACATGGCGCAGTGTCGCTCCGATGCGGGAGGAACAGGAATGA
- a CDS encoding terminase gpA endonuclease subunit — MLWTENDCRQANVDSQLVHEGQRSRQRDLSPAPPKKLKHSASAGRGATQISSRWEQSSSSRRSRLRGVGEGYSGNDLLDHGVTLLEVNADHWKSWVHQRLTTPLSQPGAMRLFQAAPHEHLSLTKHLTAERKIEEFVAGKGMVTRGERIRKNNHWFDALYNACAAGHAVGVRLFEAERLRPQPRRKLSEVGEEKRRNRQFVDPERWQGIRKSR; from the coding sequence ATGCTCTGGACCGAGAACGATTGCCGCCAGGCTAACGTGGACAGTCAGTTGGTGCACGAGGGGCAGAGATCACGGCAGAGGGATCTGTCACCGGCGCCCCCAAAGAAACTGAAACACTCGGCTTCCGCTGGTCGCGGCGCCACGCAGATCTCGAGCCGTTGGGAGCAGTCGTCAAGCTCGCGCCGCTCCCGGTTGCGAGGCGTCGGCGAAGGCTATAGCGGCAACGACCTGCTCGACCACGGCGTCACGCTGCTGGAGGTCAACGCGGACCACTGGAAGAGCTGGGTGCATCAGCGATTAACGACGCCCTTGTCGCAACCCGGCGCCATGCGGTTGTTCCAGGCCGCGCCGCACGAACACCTGAGTCTGACCAAGCACCTGACCGCCGAGCGGAAGATCGAGGAGTTTGTGGCGGGGAAGGGGATGGTGACCCGCGGGGAGCGGATCCGCAAGAACAACCACTGGTTCGATGCGCTGTACAACGCATGTGCGGCCGGTCATGCCGTCGGCGTACGATTGTTCGAAGCCGAGCGGCTCAGGCCGCAGCCCCGGCGGAAGCTGAGCGAGGTCGGCGAGGAGAAGCGACGGAACCGCCAGTTTGTGGATCCGGAACGCTGGCAGGGGATTCGGAAGAGCAGGTGA
- a CDS encoding RNA polymerase sigma factor, translating into MDKHIQRVVDGDLDAFAEIIRVCQRPVRAWIVSRCPPGGDADDVAQKTFVAAFNRIDEYESGTDFRAWVFTIARYQLVAECTRLKRKADYHSRFVPHALNQELMRRAEEVAEEPARLTHLRECLKQIEGKSREILDWRYASELPLAEIAQRSKRSVGAIKKHLFVLRQKLHDCIKQRLAEEIV; encoded by the coding sequence TTGGACAAGCATATTCAGCGCGTTGTGGACGGAGACCTGGACGCTTTCGCAGAGATTATTCGCGTTTGTCAGCGACCGGTCCGCGCGTGGATTGTGTCCCGGTGTCCGCCCGGCGGTGATGCGGATGATGTCGCTCAAAAGACGTTTGTCGCCGCATTCAATCGCATTGACGAATATGAATCCGGAACGGACTTCCGTGCCTGGGTGTTCACGATCGCGCGATATCAGCTGGTGGCGGAATGCACTCGGTTGAAGCGCAAGGCGGACTACCACAGTCGTTTCGTTCCCCACGCGCTGAATCAGGAATTGATGCGGCGTGCGGAGGAGGTTGCGGAGGAACCTGCTCGGCTGACGCACCTGCGTGAGTGCCTGAAGCAGATTGAAGGTAAATCAAGGGAGATTCTCGACTGGCGATACGCCAGCGAGCTTCCGCTCGCGGAAATCGCACAGCGGTCAAAGCGAAGCGTCGGAGCGATCAAAAAGCACCTGTTCGTTCTGCGACAGAAGTTGCACGACTGCATCAAGCAGCGACTCGCTGAGGAGATCGTCTGA